acatataattattaatttaggacgtcctggtaaagggtcaggtcaaaactacccgaaaccgccgagcttgcatgaagagagttatgaatgtggatgaagcgaaggaagtatgcagagatcgtggcaagtggaaagaggtagtctatgcctacccctccgggaaagaggcttgattttatgtatgtatgtatgtaaataatatataatcatatctttatcccttacgcgATAGACAGAACGCCTttaaccatgattcaataGTAACAGGGTTGTTAGCatatcgcccaaaagaagaatgcagATTCTGAATGATTTGTCTGTGAAAGATGGTTGTATAAATTAACGTACTTCAAATTTTTCTTACAgcctgttatttatttatttatagtaggtAATTTGCcaagtggttcccggcaccaatataaaaagaatagggctaCTCCTTctctgtcccatggatgtcgtaataggactaatggataggcttataaacgtgggactcttcttttaggcgatgggctagcaacaattctatcattgagcctaacagccgaacgtggcctgtctgtCTTTCAAGATACAGCCACCACGATGAAATGCAATATCTTAAACCTACCTCCATGAAAACAAAGAAAGCAGCAAAAAACAACAAGGTTGACCATTCCACTCTATGCAGTATGGGCTCCAAGTCTTCTCTGTCAGCGagaattaataacaaaatggcGCCCAGTAACGCCGTCCAACTCAGCGACATTCGATCtgaaaaagttaatataatgttacttaTTAGTTATCACTAACGCCCAACACACAAAGgcactaagggttaggctaatgaacttgggattcaaaaaattaaaaaaaaataattgcccCTTAAGAATTgtaaaataggtacttaaagtGGGTATTTCTGTGACCTAAATTGATCAAAAGAATGGGTCTTATTGATtaacctactaatattatttgcgttgtgtgtgtgtttatCACTCTTTCACGTAATAACCACTCAACGGTTTTCATGGAACTGCAGTAGTATAACTGACCCCAGTCCCCCTGAGCTTAGACCTTGAAATCACAtcataagttaaaatttctaGAGATTACGAGTAAGACTGATAAAGTCGCGGGTAACAGCTAGTAGCTAAATAATGGTAATtaaattagttatatttttaagtatgttACCGTTAACTATAattgatacaattttatttcctaCTCACTATGCATAGGCGCTGAATGCAGAAAGAATACGGTTACCACAAATAAAATTGCGATTGATGCCTTGATGAGCAGTACTTTATCTCGCAACTTGTACTGTGtacaaaaacaacaataattataatacatttgTTATGCTCTCGTTACTAGATAGCGAAGGGCCGTGTTGGCCAGGATTCATGGCCATGAAAGAATTAAAggtaaaatctatttttctGAATGAAAGTTACCCAAATTACATTTTTCGTTCGGCTTGGGATTAGTGTTTGGGAGATGTTTATTTGACTTTCTGTCTCATGTACTTATCTatttttcctatggatgttgtaagaCGCGACTACGTTTCAGATGATTACGTTTCCCTTATCATCtggatatttaaataatttatttgctgatagttaagtaatttaattactaaacGTCCTTCGTGACATGAACTGGTATGGACCTGCTGGTATGCTGCACTGGGTGAGAGTACTTGTGCCATTAGGCGCATCCTTAAACATtcaaagaagaaataaaagaagggATACGTAAAATAGATAGCCACATAAACTTCTCACAAACATAAATTCCAAACCGAACTGAAAATTTTGAttagatttataattatagtaatttcataaataatgtggcatttgattttttcataattcatgtttaaagctaataatataaattcaatttacaaTACCTTTTGCTTCAATTCCACCAGCATCTCTTGAAAGGTATCCTTGGGACATGCTCTCTTGTTTCTCTCCTTGACCAAAACCTCCAGTTTTGAGTTCAACTTTGTAATATTCTTCTCTAATCTCTCCCTTACTATGTTCACCTCTTTGCTCAAATGTGGCAGGGAGTCGGCTGCCCGTCGCCATATTGAAATTTGACGACGAATTTCTGAAGGcgaaaaataagtaggtactctaTGATATTTAGGATTTCAATCATTTAGATAGAGTTCTACATTTTTCTCTTTTCTCctttcctttttcttttttttttatatataccaaACTCAGATTTCAAGTGAGAATGAGTATTCCCTCATGAAATTAGTtaagcatattttttaaagattattcCAAGTTTACCTTGTATATCCCTGGGGTCAGTTAGCCtcaatttatttgtatccCTAAACATGTACCTAATCTGAAGCGATGTTTGTATCAAAACTAGACCAACTCCCAACGCCATGTGCGCTGTGAAATTAGTAAAGTTGATGCCctgcaaaaagaatttcatattatacatactaatgttatagaagataataatgataataaaagcAGTCAAAAAAACTTACAGAACGAATTACATCTTTATTGGAGACGACGATGACGCACGGAGGGTCTCCCACGGGCGTCGCGGTACCCCCCACGTTACTGTATATGGCCATGAACATCAATATCGGCACGGGGTCTAAACCCATAACTTCGCATAACCTGAAAGTTATCAGTTAAGTTTAATTCTCCTGTAATTAGTTAACATACACACGGACTTAATTCGTGAAGTTATAAGTATTGTTTTGGTTCCAGCGattaatcgaaaaaaaaaaacaatttgccAGTCGAAGGCAAAAACTACACAATGTAATCCGAATTTCTGTGCCATggacaaaaaatattgcaaactCAGACATTCGTAATGATTTCCATCAGTTCAtactaagtataaaaaatttatacgcACCGTATTGTGACTGGAGACATGAGTAAAACAGTAGTGACATTGTCAAGGACGGTTGATACGATGGCTGTGATGAAGCACAGGAGATAGATAAGCGGCCACAGCCTGCCTTTTGTAACCtgaaaattcaattcaattgaaACATATATGGATGATTTCATAATTTGATCATAGGCAccctaaatttaaataatattaagaaaatgttTCCCAGCCCAATAGCTTGATCGATTTGAAAGAAGATGAAGAAGCTACTTtgcacatattattttttcatgacTTAAATAAGAAGTTTCTTAAACGAACTTAAACTTACCTCAAAAGTAAACACAGCAAGAAAATCGAAAATGCCGGTCTCAGCCATGATGGCGACTAGCACCATCATGCTGAAGAGGAGCAGTAAGGTCTCATGGTCCAGCCACGACACCAGTTCTGAGAGAGTTGGCCTCTCCCCGAGCATAGTAAGGATGGCCAAAGAGAGCGTCGCTGCCGTTATAGCAGccattgttttgttaataacCTGTTGAGAATAGacataaatgatataattttggAATGATAAATTGGAATTAAATGAGTGTTTGTCTTAACAACAAGCTGGTGTGAAGATCTAATAAAGGTAGCCAGGAGACGACGCATAAAGTTTGAGAGGATCATCTGAGAAGACTGCAAGATAATACACTAACAAGGAAATCCATGTCATCAAAATTTGGAAGTCAGCATAAGCAGGGACAAGAGAATCTTAATTTCTCAGTTTCTCATATACAGTAAGATATTATTAACACGCTgttcaaaaacattttcagAACCACAGCTAGAAATGCAATTGAACTTAGGAAAGATTCTCTATATATTCATTTAGCGGATTCGGTAAAAAggaaataggaccactaaatAAAAGTGTGACTCacctcaaaaataattaaaatatacaaccCAATAAGCAATATAATAGCATAAATCACCCCAGTATTGGCATCTATCGGAGATATCGTGTAACTCATAGTAAAGGGTGTGAGTTTTTGCGAATTCGTGCTCATTCTCAAAGCATAATTGGAAACTACGTTTCTTAATTCGAATGTGTGTGATCGTAATTCCCCTTCATTGAAATCTATTTGTTCTTCGTCTAGAAGGGCTATTGTCCAAGCTTCTGTTATCTGCAAACGTTGATAAGGATTTAATTCTGTCTCTAACTTACAATAGGTATTTGTTTACATAATCATTTCTTTACTGCgcaagtaaataatatagttCAGATATGTAAAGTGTAGAGTAAGTAATCATTGTTTTAGGAGCATTATGTAAGCTTAAATCAATTTTCTCTTTTTCAGTTAAGTTGCAACTTACATCTTCGGTAGTGTTTGCAATAGTAGTACTATTCAAAGTATCAGATTTAAGTCTCACAAACCAAACGtgcaatttatttcttattttcatcTCACTGGAGTTCAATTTGGATTGTTCCTGTACTGTCAAAAAGGGCCCGTTCAgttgtacttttatttttatcatttcatcTTCCAACTTTGGTATATTATCTAAAATATAgtctgaaattaaataaaaatacgtaagtaattaataataataaataatgtaaagagAAATGTGTGGGGTAAAAGTGGATGTGGTGACCAAAATTGAAAAGGGTATATTGGCATGGTTTGAACATGTTGAAAGAATAGATGAGGATAGACTAACGAAAGGATTTATATGAAAGAGCCGACTGTAAAAGTAAAACGAACTTTTGAGGACCAAATTTCAACTCAAAAACGGAAGATTTACCTAAGAGATCACGTAaccgtcgaatatgcatgaaaagaagTCTgtaggatcgtagcaagtcgTAATCTATAGTCTCTTCCTACCCcaaagggtgacaggcgtgaTAGTATGtacacatttaaattttgaaaagaaaggACTAAGGATAGCAAGCACAGTACTAATTAGggaaaaataacatttgctGATAATTCCAGACATAAAATAGGTTCGTAATAAAGAAAGCTACTTGTTCAGTggagaaacattaaaaaaataaattatcgaaTTGCCCGTACCTAGGTGAAACGAAAAAGCCAAATGGAGCAaaaatacatactcgtatataggATCCAACCCCAAACGAAtttaaagccaggaggaaaaaaaGAAGATAGCAAAGAAAAACTTACCTTTGTTCTCTCCTTGCTTAATCGAAGTATTCCTAACAATATTATGCTTCTCATTGTACATCATGAATACTGAAGTAAAAAACAGCCAACAAGCTACTAATACACTCATTTTTACGTAATACCTCGCTTCGGCccactgaaaataaataaaataatgaaattcgGTTAATACTaaggaaataatatttgaGAAATTTTGTAACAGGTTGCTTGTTCGTATATTTAGAAGGTCAGTTTTTATTTCCATGCAGATcttaaaagtcaatcaagggaaagcctttaataaacttcttcttttaggcgatgagcaacttgtcactgttgcatctcgattccatcatgaagccatacagctgaacgtggcctgccagtctttgcgagattgttgactttgtctaccccgcaattaTCCTTTAAGAGGTAGACAAAGTCgtcattatatttaaactCACCTTTTTAGAAGTTTTGTTCGATCCTTTTGTGAcactaaaataaagaaatgttttattattattatgagaattaacttaattttccTCACATTCGTTTCatctttttaaacttttggAATCCTATGTAAGTATCTACaattagataataattatatgtgaaaagaatatttatacgAGTAGATTAACctcaagaggaagaagaaactAGTATAAGTACTACCCTTGTACAAATTCTTAGCTATTATACAGGGAAAGTAGAGAGCACGGGAGGTCGCCTACGCGTTGGACCGACTAAATAAAGTCTATTGTGGGCCAGTCCATTATCCAGTGCAGGATGACTTCGAGAAGAGAGAAAAATGGCGATGCATCGTGCGGAGTGCTTCATCTGCCCCATCCACTTCTACGACTACATGACGACCACGGTCACTCTGTCAAGAGTGTATCGACGAACAAGAAGAAGACATAATTAGacacttatatttaaaaaaagaaagtttttgtcataaaaattACTTGTCATTTGGCGCGTTTTCTTTGGCattgttatgtttttgttcGTCATTTGTTATTTCCCTGGCGATAACGTCCGTTTGGATCGCGTTTTCGTTCAGTGACGGCGCCGAGTTGACGGAAGGCAAGCGTTTTCTGGACGTGTTCTTTTTGTTTGCCGGTTTTCctggaaatttaaaaatatgtataaagtattattagtatgttatatttttttaataaatacctaagtcAATAAGGTACAGTAGGGGtcccggcaacaataaaaaaagaataggaccactccatctcgttcccatggatgtcataaacggcgactaagccATGTGCgtataaacctgggattcttcttcaagGCGatggctagcaaactgtcactatttgaatctcaattctatcattaagccaaacagctgaacgtggcctatcagtcttttcaagactgttggctctgtctacaccgcaagggatattgatgtgattatatgtagtataaggtacaaattacacatattgatctaggctttaataaatttgagacttgtgtctctacctatagataaacatacaagacCCACGcttatcagaaaaagttagttTTCCAACATgatctggccgggatttgaagcTGATCTTCTTGGTCATAGAcgtattacaatttttaaaattcaaattaaaaaatatatattttttaatttgcattcGCTATCTAATTGTATCTACTAACggaaaaaaaagataagttTACTTAgctaaatacatacttaaataaaaaaggccGAATCCTATTTTTGGACCTCGGAGGTCCGAAATTTACACAGGCCGAAGATCATATCTAGATCAATGAAAATCTTGAAAATCTGATGTgaatattgatataattttgtaagttGCCAACTTTTCAACCTCGTGCAAAAATTACTTCACACATGCAAATTGGCGAAAAtctataggtacctaagtgctaaaaaaatccatttaaGGCTTCATCTTAATACAAATTAGTCCACATTATGTCATACTATACTTTTATGGTATGTACACACGGAAAGATCCTTCTcattaatacctacatataataaaacagtaaaaaaaaatgtctgtacattgagtaggtatatttaaaaaaaaaaattaatgcgaTGAATAAAAACTAACCGAGCATGAATTATGCCTCGCCAACATatagggtataatttattttttaatctggaACAGTTTATATTGAATCATAACAGCTCAGCtaaactataggaaatatcgaaaatacgtgttaacaaaagttgttcagccTGATGAGCATTTTTATGATCTGTAACACCTGATGCAGAACCATTATAGACCAGCTTCGTATGTCTTATAAtacgcaaacggagttgcgggcaacagctagtagaaaatattatctaaggagatgccaaaaataaatacttaaacgattgtttgtttttactacCTACCTTGTATTAAGGCATGTCGACCATTAGTCTAACATGTCTAAACTTAATGCGATTCAAATTACACACAATGACTGTGAAATATGAGaaacaatatcaaaaaatgtttaatatgcGGAAATTACCTACATCGCCGTTgaggttattattttttgacaataaGGTTGGTAGATAAtgcatttcaaaatataatcatgttAGCTACTAttgtatataagtacttatataattttggaACAATTTTTGACAAGTTTACTCACGCACAGTGAAATAAGTAGATGgagatgtttattttatgtggagtaggtatacatatttatatagtcaTACTTAGGTACGTATGTAAactattatatgtaagtgtattaagtaatctattacatacgtacatacatagaatcacgcctttttcccggaggggtaggcagagactcctacatctttccacttgccacgatctctgcatacttccttcgcttcatccacattcataactctcttcatgcaagctcgcggtttcgggtacttttgacctgaccctttaccaggacgtccttaatttgatcaagatacttCGTCTAGgtcgagcttgtatgaagagagttatgaatggggatgaagcgaaggaagtatgcagagatcgtggcaagtggaaagaggtagtctctgcctacccctccgggaaagattttatgtatgtatgtatgtattatttcttttacagttatcgcaccacccgtacatccatctcagtttggtccaaagatCCGACtagcagagaatgccttgtggcattaaatCCACCTGttatacattttacgtgcataaagtttaaataaataccaatAGGTAGGTAGTTAGGTAGCTTTTATCGTAATTGTAAAAAGTGTCTCTGTACTGCATAGTTTACTCGGTACTACATGATTaatttgtaggtatattagcatgtatttatctattatttgCATAAACCTACGTAGTTCTTTATTATAGTTACTTTTTGAGCTTTCCGACTTAAACATTACAACATaccataatttaaaattgtcatTATTGGGGGCCTACaacaaatattcaatttttatacTCACACTTGgtttttctattctttttaaatttattccttTACATGTGTCATAAGCAAACCTAACCTTGTAAATAATCCTTCACGGTCCACGTCAGAACGCATCTGTCAGGTTAAAACCAGTACGAACCGACTTGTGAACTATGATTACAAGGATTTGTTGTAATCTTTTGAAACTATCAGTCCATttcttaagtacctacttaataaaataaaggtacttaaACAGTCTTGATATTTTGTCGTATctattgttgaaaaaaaataatcttcaaCGAAAAGACATTTACTTTAAATCCAatccaaataaatagtttatttaattttggtagtacatagtatgaaaaataatgccCAAAGGCGAACTTATCCCTATGAGGGATTCTTCCATTCAACCAAGTAATTGAAAGAATCATATCTAGATAAGGGATAGTAGCAGCTTGTTAcaactgtaaaaaataaataaaaaaaataatatataatttattttgaattgtatttttcaacaaaaaaaaacagaagaagattgtttaaatttgtttcaatttcAGTAAGTACCTAGAGAAAATTGATAAAGTATAGctaagtacctaagtacctacctacttatgttGTTTGGCTAACCATGTTTCTGAACTGTGGTTCCCGctttatctctttcctatggatgtggtaaaaggcgactaagagacaggctcataaacttgggattcttttttaggcgatgggctcgcaacctgtcacttagtatttgaatctcaattctatcgtcaaACCAAAAAGTTGAACGTTGCCTTTGTCTCTCTCTACCCCTCAAGAGAtataatagacgtgattatatgtaggtatgtatgtttctaatCTAAGGTGTAGGGAAACACCGGCACAAGTAGGATTCGATCCTGTgtctttcactttttttttgtaccaaTGCAATGACATGCAATGACGTCtctattatacataaattagGCGCATTAAATTCTAAACGATATGTTCCAGATGAACAGCCTAAGACAATGACAGTCAGACCATCTTGAAATGATTACAGATGACTGTAATCTTACGGCTCCAAGGTCgctataaaattgaattagcCGAATAAATTGTTGTGACTTACTTTTTAGATATACTTTATTGCACTTAGATTAGGTTAGGTTTTGCAAAAAGTGTGATAAAAGTTCAGTAAtcgtatttaataaaatagtatctGACCGATGTCtgtattttaaagatattgcCAAAAAATCTACATGCGATACGTAAATATAAGACCAACGGTCAccactgtagcgggagcgatgattcggctcgaccgccaccaaagggaagattttCCGCAATAGCTGGTGTTATAGGGAtccgacagacgatgttgtgtcggagtttgtatatatgctccaatccgttaaaactttgcttgcgcgatttagactttccgctgtttttgactgatagcgtcgcgtgattttgttttttagtcAAGGATTGCATgcagagttataaatgtggatgacgcgaaagaagtacctatgcacggatcgtggcaagtggaaagaggcgagatttaagtatgtatgtacacgtatatattgaaaaatcGAAAGAATATAACTAGGTGATAGGTGCCCTGCTACCCACTTGTACTGCACTTGTTAAaaggaataaatgaattttgaaatgaattttgaatttttgaggtgaaaatacgataaaaaaattgctagTCTAACTAAGTAACTAACTTACCGTGCtctttttcatattgttgTTTAAAAGGCGCCAACGACGGGTCATTCTTCACCTCTTCAGGCAACTCCAGCCAAACCTTGAGGGTGTTGGCGTTCAGGTCATCACTCGACACTAAGGAGTACTGACTCCTCTTCCACGCGTCGTCAGGCTGCTTCTTGGAGGTTACACGATCTTTGAGACTCGCCCAAAAGCTCATTTTGAAGGCATAACTTAGTAGTTTAGATGagctaaaaaaattatgacaaaattTACCAACAAATTGGTATTTTTCATTTGACCAACTTATACAATCTGAATAAAATTACTGACGTATTctgttttattcttttctagACAAGAATTGAGATAAAGATACTTGAGAATGATTTTTGCGAAAATATAGAAATCTAAATGTCTAGATAAGGCAAATCAAGTTATTCTTAGTTCTAAGTAGATAGGTAGAGTTAAGAGACCGGAAAGCCTGTTGAAATTAATCGCagcaaaaaaaatgtgtgaaaattacatacataagtaattcacgcctctttcccggaggggtagacaaagaccacatcttttcacttgccacgatcactgcacacttttttcgcttcatccacattcataactctcttcatgcaagctcgtcggtttcgggtgaAAATttgcatgtttttttttataacttagtattaacttatttatattaatttaaattgattgaGGCGTATGTCAATACGCTGTCAATAAATTAAGAGTTctataaatagaatttttaatttaatagtttCCTTCATAAAATACTAGTTGCCTAGTTATCCTatctatttaaatacctacgtaaTTATTTAAGCGGTCTTTTGATGCATCACCAATTTTAAAAGACATGTTTAATAACTATAGATACTTAGCTAAATAATACATCGACCTTAAAACAACGCGATAATCATacctatacctacataatcaAGACTGtttgaaaacataaataaactttttaggTTATGATATACAAGGTTACTTCTTTgcagtaagtaagtaagtaagtttttaccaaaatttaaaaaaaacaacttttgtatagttaaaataaaaaaaaagtagagcTATCACCAAAATACCTAAAAGTCCCGTCTTTATGATCAcattataattcaaattagTACGTATCACcttctataattatttaaataatacgtaaaaaatataaaagatcaACTTTTTACACCCAGGCTGACAGATTAGCAAATAGAATTTTCAAATAGTTTATAGAATGATAAAACTTACATTCAAACAATAATATTCAATTCACACATTGACAGTATTTTTAGCACAAACACAGACTGTTGGAAGGACAGCCGCCCGCCGCAGACTGACTTCGTCGAGTTGATACGTAAgtcttataaaattatcacaTCGCCGtataactaaatatatgtatatatatacgatTGTGCAAAactgtataagtatatattagcTAGGTCAGCTATCacattgtatataaaaatcactTGCCAAAGAGTTGAACTTGAAACTTCAAACACATGATATTATCTATCATTTTACGTGCCGTGCCGGGCTTAGAGGAACAATAATATATGAACGTTGTATTTctttggtcgccttttacaacatctacAAGAATATTTCATTCTACAGGCCTGACTTCAAAACTTGTTATAATCTTGGCATCGATAGGAGATCGATGATCAATTTTACAGTGTCCCACCGCccatacatgcatacaatctcgtctatgtcccttacaggttagacagagccatcagtcttgaaaagactgaaaggccacgttcagctgtatggtttaatagcccatcgcgtaaacgaagaatcccattttatttttggaaacTTGCCTTCATTTCAAACTTTCATAAACTTTTCACtccgaaaaaaaatatatcggaGCCAATAGCTGACAATGAAACCGGGAACATGCTTTAataagagaaataaatataaaaaaaacagaaatatcatggttattaatattatatttaacagcAGTTATGTACAaagaaacataatataaaatcttaattagTTAACAATCGACATTTGAAACTTaagcaaataata
The DNA window shown above is from Amyelois transitella isolate CPQ chromosome 30, ilAmyTran1.1, whole genome shotgun sequence and carries:
- the LOC106131014 gene encoding P protein; amino-acid sequence: MSFWASLKDRVTSKKQPDDAWKRSQYSLVSSDDLNANTLKVWLELPEEVKNDPSLAPFKQQYEKEHGKPANKKNTSRKRLPSVNSAPSLNENAIQTDVIAREITNDEQKHNNAKENAPNDNVTKGSNKTSKKWAEARYYVKMSVLVACWLFFTSVFMMYNEKHNIVRNTSIKQGENKDYILDNIPKLEDEMIKIKVQLNGPFLTVQEQSKLNSSEMKIRNKLHVWFVRLKSDTLNSTTIANTTEDITEAWTIALLDEEQIDFNEGELRSHTFELRNVVSNYALRMSTNSQKLTPFTMSYTISPIDANTGVIYAIILLIGLYILIIFEVINKTMAAITAATLSLAILTMLGERPTLSELVSWLDHETLLLLFSMMVLVAIMAETGIFDFLAVFTFEVTKGRLWPLIYLLCFITAIVSTVLDNVTTVLLMSPVTIRLCEVMGLDPVPILMFMAIYSNVGGTATPVGDPPCVIVVSNKDVIRSGINFTNFTAHMALGVGLVLIQTSLQIRYMFRDTNKLRLTDPRDIQEIRRQISIWRRAADSLPHLSKEVNIVRERLEKNITKLNSKLEVLVKERNKRACPKDTFQEMLVELKQKYKLRDKVLLIKASIAILFVVTVFFLHSAPMHNRMSLSWTALLGAILLLILADREDLEPILHRVEWSTLLFFAAFFVFMEALSKLGLITIIGRLIEQLILKVDEGARLAVAIVLTLWVSGIISICIDNIPLTTMMVRVVVTIVSNTTLNLPMGPMIWALLFGACLGGNGTLIAASANVVCAGVAEQHGYKFTFMRFFKVGFPIAMGHLVISTVYLLVCHCVFTWH